The following proteins come from a genomic window of Panthera leo isolate Ple1 chromosome E2, P.leo_Ple1_pat1.1, whole genome shotgun sequence:
- the ZNF260 gene encoding zinc finger protein 260 isoform X1, with protein sequence MLESLKPEADLLQHDQIHTREKPHECNECGKTFSLKENLIEHKKMHTGEKSHECTECGKVFSRVSSLTLHLRSHRGKKPYKCNKCGKAFSQKRNFLSHQKHHTGEKLYECGKASIQMSSLIKHQRNHTGNKPYACKECGKAFNGKSYLTEHEKIHTGEKPFECNQCGRAFSQKQYLIKHQNIHSGKKPFKCNECGKAFSQKENLIIHQRIHTGEKPYECKGCGKAFIQKSSLIRHQRSHTGEKPYICKECGKAFSGKSNLTEHEKIHIGEKPYKCNECGTIFRQKQYLIKHHNIHTGEKPYECNKCGKAFSRITSLIVHVRIHTGDKPYECKICGKAFCQSSSLTVHMRSHTGEKPYGCNECGKAFSQFSTLALHMRIHTGEKPYQCSECGKAFSQKSHHIRHQRIHTH encoded by the coding sequence ATGTTGGAAAGCCTGAAGCCTGAAGCAGATCTCCTTCAGCATGATCAAATTCATACTAGAGAGAAACCtcatgaatgtaatgaatgtggaaaaacCTTCAGCCTGAAGGAAAACCTCATAGAGCATAAGAAAATGCATActggagaaaaatcacatgaatGTACTGAATGTGGTAAAGTATTCTCTCGAGTCTCATCCCTTACTCTACATTTGAGAAGTCATAGAGGAaagaaaccatataaatgtaataaatgtggaaaagccttcagtcAGAAGAGAAACTtcctttctcatcagaaacatCATACGGGAGAGAAACTCTATGAGTGTGGGAAAGCTTCTATTCAGATGTCAAGCCTCATTAAACACCAGAGAAATCATACTGGAAACAAACCCTATGcatgtaaggaatgtggaaaagccttcaaTGGCAAATCATATCTCACTGAGCATGAGAAAATccatacaggagagaaaccatTCGAATGTAATCAATGTGGAAGAGCCTTCAGCCAGAAGCAGTACCTCATTAAACATCAGAATATCCACAGTGGAAAGAAACCctttaaatgtaatgaatgtggaaaagcctttagcCAGAAAGAAAACCTGATTATCCATCAAAGAAtacatactggagagaaaccttatgaatgcaAGGGGTGTGGGAAAGCTTTCATTCAGAAGTCAAGCCTTATTAGACACCAGAGAAgtcatacaggagagaaaccgtatatatgtaaagaatgtgggaaagccttcagtggCAAATCAAATCTCACTGAGCATGAGAAAATTCATAttggagagaaaccctataaatgtaatgaatgtggaacAATCTTCAGGCAGAAGCAATACCTCATTAAACATCACAATattcatacaggagagaaaccctatgaatgtaataaatgtggaaaagccttctctCGAATCACATCACTTATTGTACATGTGAGAATTCATACGGGGGAtaaaccttatgaatgtaaaaTATGTGGGAAAGCCTTCTGTCAAAGCTCATCTCTTACTGTTCATATGAGAAGCCATACAGGTGAAAAGCCCTATGGttgtaatgaatgtggaaaagccttctctCAGTTCTCAACTCTTGCTCTGCATATGAGAATCCATACTGGAGAAAAACCTTATCAGtgtagtgaatgtgggaaagcttttagCCAGAAGTCACATCATATTAGACACCAGAGAATTCATACTCACTAA